The following coding sequences are from one Seonamhaeicola sp. ML3 window:
- a CDS encoding 4Fe-4S dicluster domain-containing protein gives MATIQRNMSLTGDASDYLNPLQKLGTIIGLGGLGILTYSLFGNLENKALWLTIALVALAGGILLFSKGLYNDKLKGIKNHGVWFKSISSRGFWGWVAGISLTGFYVILYFYEGLLGANPNGNTGLIVLFDPLSIFLSGNPASQWFVYGTLYTVAILAFGIKFIWKYKHNRYEQLRTVSVMFFQTAFAFIIPELMARLNSDTFSLPYNDLKNMWPLNYYAFDGWRVDQFINAGNIGLAFLIFGILTVFVISPFLTYKYGKRWYCSWVCGCGGLAETAGDSFRQLSDKSVFAWKVERWVIHSVLVFSVVMTTAVISTYLGYDSEKYWLTKDKFLIGVAVFLGLLFAVIWYFKKEELKKDARYGAIGYLVIVLALVGIHYFSGTANNKIFIFEAAGLRSFYGFLIGSIFSGVIGTGFYPILGNRVWCRMGCPMAGILGLQQRLFSKFRITTNGGQCISCGNCSTYCEMGIDVRSYAQKGENIVRASCVGCGICSAVCPRGVLKLENGPLEGRIDANQVLLGNDVDLMDLVNKK, from the coding sequence ATGGCAACTATACAACGTAACATGTCTCTTACGGGAGATGCTTCAGACTATTTAAACCCTTTGCAAAAACTAGGCACCATAATAGGTTTAGGTGGCTTGGGCATATTAACATATTCACTTTTTGGCAATCTTGAAAACAAAGCGCTTTGGCTTACAATAGCCCTTGTTGCCCTAGCTGGTGGCATTCTTTTGTTTTCGAAAGGTTTGTATAATGACAAACTAAAAGGTATTAAAAACCACGGTGTTTGGTTTAAAAGTATTTCCAGCAGAGGTTTTTGGGGATGGGTAGCAGGTATTTCTTTAACAGGTTTTTATGTAATCCTCTACTTTTATGAAGGTCTTTTAGGCGCAAACCCAAATGGAAACACGGGACTCATAGTACTTTTTGACCCTTTGAGTATATTTTTAAGCGGTAATCCTGCCAGCCAATGGTTTGTTTATGGTACACTTTATACTGTTGCCATATTAGCTTTCGGCATCAAATTTATCTGGAAGTATAAACATAACCGCTACGAACAATTACGAACTGTAAGCGTTATGTTTTTTCAAACTGCTTTTGCCTTTATTATTCCGGAGTTAATGGCAAGATTAAATAGCGATACATTTTCACTACCCTATAATGATTTAAAGAACATGTGGCCATTAAACTATTATGCTTTCGATGGCTGGCGTGTTGATCAGTTTATTAATGCGGGCAATATAGGTTTGGCATTTTTAATCTTTGGGATACTCACTGTATTTGTAATCTCTCCGTTTTTAACTTATAAGTACGGAAAACGTTGGTACTGCTCTTGGGTGTGTGGATGTGGTGGCTTAGCTGAAACAGCCGGAGACTCTTTCAGGCAATTAAGCGACAAAAGTGTATTTGCATGGAAAGTAGAACGCTGGGTAATCCACTCTGTTCTTGTGTTTTCGGTGGTGATGACTACAGCGGTAATTAGCACCTATTTAGGTTACGACTCCGAAAAATACTGGTTAACAAAGGATAAGTTTTTAATTGGTGTCGCTGTATTTTTAGGTTTACTATTTGCAGTAATCTGGTACTTTAAAAAAGAAGAGTTGAAAAAGGATGCGCGTTATGGCGCGATTGGATATTTAGTTATTGTACTAGCGTTAGTTGGAATACACTATTTCTCTGGTACTGCTAACAATAAAATATTCATTTTTGAAGCTGCTGGCCTGCGTAGTTTTTACGGTTTCTTAATAGGCTCTATATTTTCTGGGGTTATAGGTACAGGCTTTTATCCTATTCTTGGCAACCGTGTGTGGTGCCGAATGGGCTGTCCAATGGCGGGTATTTTAGGCCTCCAACAGCGTTTGTTCTCGAAGTTTAGAATAACAACAAATGGCGGACAATGTATTTCCTGCGGTAATTGTTCTACATATTGCGAAATGGGTATAGATGTACGTTCGTATGCTCAAAAGGGAGAAAATATAGTAAGAGCTAGTTGTGTAGGCTGTGGAATATGTTCTGCGGTTTGCCCAAGAGGTGTTTTAAAGTTAGAAAACGGTCCTTTAGAAGGCAGAATAGATGCAAACCAAGTACTTTTAGGCAATGATGTGGATTTAATGGATTTGGTAAACAAAAAGTAA
- a CDS encoding NAD(P)/FAD-dependent oxidoreductase yields the protein MEHIVIIGNGISGVTAARHIRKLSDKKITIVSAETDYFFSRTALMYIYMGHMKFEHTQPYEKWFWKKNRIELKKGYVKQIETTTKTLHFAEGDTLNYDKLIIATGSKPNKFGWPGQDLDGVTGMYHKQDLENLERYAPNNKVCKRGVIVGGGLIGIELAEMLSSRGIPVTFLVRENSFWNGVLPEGESAMINRHIKNHHIDLRLGVNLKEIKADENGKAKSIVIAETGEEIPCDVVGLTAGVSPNIGFIKDSEIETGRGVKVNRYLETNIPDVYAIGDCAEQHEGIDQRRPIEAVWYTGRMMGETVAQTICGNRIAYKPGHWFNSAKFFDIEYQTYGWVFSKPRENEAHFHWKHKDDTKCITVCYDTRSNKFLGINTFGIRMRHEVFDKWLTEERDVDFVMQNLAKANFDPEFFKHYETDILNAFKNNLITA from the coding sequence ATGGAACACATTGTCATAATAGGAAACGGCATTTCTGGAGTTACTGCTGCTAGGCATATAAGAAAGCTTTCAGATAAAAAAATAACAATAGTTTCCGCAGAGACCGATTACTTTTTTTCTCGTACTGCACTCATGTATATTTACATGGGACACATGAAATTCGAACACACCCAACCTTACGAAAAATGGTTCTGGAAGAAAAACAGAATTGAACTAAAAAAAGGGTACGTAAAGCAAATAGAAACTACTACTAAAACACTTCATTTTGCTGAAGGCGACACCTTAAATTACGATAAATTAATAATCGCTACAGGAAGCAAACCCAATAAATTTGGATGGCCCGGACAGGATTTGGATGGTGTTACAGGCATGTATCATAAGCAAGATCTAGAAAATCTGGAAAGGTACGCGCCAAACAACAAAGTGTGTAAAAGAGGTGTAATTGTTGGTGGCGGATTAATAGGTATAGAATTGGCAGAGATGTTAAGTTCCAGAGGCATCCCTGTTACCTTCTTAGTGCGCGAAAACAGCTTTTGGAATGGTGTTTTACCCGAAGGTGAAAGCGCTATGATTAACAGACATATTAAAAACCACCATATAGACTTACGCTTGGGGGTTAACCTCAAAGAAATTAAGGCCGATGAAAACGGTAAAGCTAAATCTATAGTTATTGCAGAAACTGGCGAAGAAATACCTTGTGATGTTGTGGGATTGACCGCTGGGGTATCACCCAACATTGGTTTTATAAAAGATTCTGAAATTGAAACTGGTAGAGGTGTTAAGGTAAACCGCTATTTAGAAACCAACATTCCTGATGTCTATGCCATTGGCGATTGTGCCGAACAACATGAAGGCATTGACCAACGTAGACCCATTGAAGCGGTTTGGTACACAGGAAGAATGATGGGAGAAACTGTAGCTCAAACCATTTGTGGTAATCGCATTGCCTACAAACCCGGACATTGGTTTAATTCGGCTAAATTTTTCGATATAGAATACCAAACCTATGGTTGGGTGTTTTCGAAACCTAGAGAAAACGAAGCACATTTTCATTGGAAACATAAAGACGACACCAAATGCATCACGGTATGTTACGACACCAGAAGTAATAAATTCTTGGGCATTAACACCTTTGGTATACGCATGCGCCATGAAGTTTTCGATAAGTGGCTCACAGAAGAACGTGACGTAGATTTTGTAATGCAAAATTTGGCTAAGGCAAATTTTGACCCCGAGTTCTTCAAGCATTACGAAACAGACATTTTAAACGCATTTAAAAACAATCTTATTACAGCATAA
- a CDS encoding glycosyltransferase family 2 protein, producing the protein MPKIKVIIPAYNEADSIAYVIKDIPKLVNEIIVVSNNSTDDTEINARNAGATVLTEKRKGYGYACLKGMDYIANQSDQPDIIVFLDGDYSDFPEELTQIVSPIIDDDFDFVIGARVKQLREAGSMTFPQIFGNWLATFLMKLMFGSKFTDLGPFRAIKYNKLLALEMEDKTYGWTVEMQLKALKKKLRYKEVPVNYRNRIGVSKVSGTVKGAIFAGIKILGWIFKYSFK; encoded by the coding sequence ATGCCCAAAATTAAGGTTATTATCCCAGCTTATAACGAAGCTGATTCTATCGCTTATGTTATAAAGGATATTCCGAAATTAGTTAACGAAATTATTGTTGTTAGTAACAATTCCACAGATGATACCGAAATTAATGCGCGTAATGCTGGGGCTACGGTTTTAACTGAAAAACGTAAAGGATATGGCTATGCTTGCTTAAAAGGCATGGATTATATTGCGAATCAATCTGACCAGCCAGATATTATCGTTTTCCTAGACGGGGATTACTCAGATTTCCCCGAAGAACTAACGCAAATAGTTTCACCTATTATAGACGATGATTTCGACTTTGTAATTGGTGCAAGGGTAAAACAACTAAGGGAAGCTGGCTCAATGACCTTTCCTCAAATTTTCGGGAATTGGCTCGCTACTTTTCTTATGAAACTTATGTTCGGATCAAAGTTTACAGATTTAGGCCCATTTAGAGCTATTAAATACAATAAGCTCCTAGCCCTTGAAATGGAAGACAAAACCTATGGCTGGACCGTAGAAATGCAGTTAAAAGCATTGAAGAAAAAACTGCGTTATAAGGAAGTCCCCGTGAACTACAGAAACCGAATTGGTGTCTCTAAAGTTTCAGGTACCGTAAAAGGTGCTATATTTGCAGGCATAAAAATATTGGGTTGGATCTTTAAATACAGCTTTAAATAA
- a CDS encoding DUF547 domain-containing protein: protein MKIAYLFGICLVLTSCVGTKKVASNTSQKPQNIEKNGNELLEKEASQTVSSKDSLIISQQNQTIETYEEPIVEHETTLYFPEKISHDSWNGLLAKHVSDKGHVNYKGFKKDKTKLNEYIKLLGNNLPNSEWPKTQKLAYWINAYNAFTIDLILRHYPLESIKDIKNPWKQRYWKLGNKWYNLDEIEHEILRKMDEPRIHFAINCASISCPILLNQAYTPESLEEQLTTMTRRFIADSTKNDLSKDPIELSKIFKWFSKDFQNGDSTLVEFLNTYSDNTIYSSTKRTFKDYNWNLNE from the coding sequence ATGAAAATAGCATATCTCTTTGGTATATGTCTCGTATTAACATCGTGTGTTGGCACAAAAAAAGTTGCTTCAAACACTTCTCAAAAACCCCAAAATATAGAAAAGAATGGTAATGAGCTTCTGGAAAAAGAGGCATCGCAAACAGTATCTTCAAAAGATTCATTAATTATTAGCCAACAAAACCAAACTATTGAAACCTATGAAGAGCCCATAGTAGAACACGAAACGACTTTATACTTCCCAGAAAAAATCAGTCATGATTCTTGGAACGGCCTTCTGGCAAAACACGTTTCGGATAAAGGTCATGTTAATTATAAGGGTTTTAAAAAAGATAAAACCAAATTAAACGAATACATCAAACTTCTAGGAAATAATCTCCCAAACAGCGAATGGCCCAAAACCCAGAAATTAGCATACTGGATAAATGCCTACAACGCTTTTACCATCGATTTAATTCTGAGACATTATCCTCTAGAAAGTATAAAAGACATTAAAAACCCATGGAAACAACGGTATTGGAAATTAGGCAACAAATGGTACAATTTAGATGAAATTGAGCATGAAATTTTACGCAAAATGGATGAGCCCAGAATTCATTTTGCTATAAATTGCGCTTCTATATCTTGTCCTATTCTCCTAAACCAGGCTTATACTCCAGAATCTCTCGAAGAACAACTCACCACCATGACGAGGCGTTTTATTGCCGACAGTACTAAAAACGACCTTTCCAAAGACCCTATAGAGCTATCAAAAATATTTAAATGGTTTTCAAAAGACTTTCAAAATGGAGATAGCACATTGGTTGAGTTCTTGAACACATATTCAGACAACACCATATACAGCTCTACAAAAAGAACTTTTAAAGATTACAACTGGAACTTAAATGAATAA
- a CDS encoding TIGR04283 family arsenosugar biosynthesis glycosyltransferase codes for MNKISIIIPTLNEEDHIETLLEHLIANTSKRNIKEIIVVDGGSNDNTVALARSFKEATLINSPRGRAKQMNLGARQASGSVLYFLHADSLPPKHFDTLILNEIDKGNLAGCFKMKFNTNHWWLKLAGWFTQFSWRIARGGDQSQFITTALFNSIGGFNEDFKIYEDNDLIAKLYKRKQFVVIQEWLITSSRRYKTRGMCKLQYHYWNIHLRRLLGADAQTLNKYYLKYVLVKK; via the coding sequence ATGAATAAGATTTCTATCATTATACCTACTTTAAATGAAGAAGACCATATTGAGACTCTTCTCGAACACCTAATCGCTAATACTTCTAAAAGAAACATTAAAGAGATTATTGTTGTAGATGGTGGCAGCAACGACAACACAGTTGCGTTAGCTAGGTCGTTCAAGGAAGCCACGCTCATAAACTCACCAAGAGGGCGAGCGAAACAGATGAATCTTGGCGCAAGACAAGCTTCTGGGAGTGTTCTGTATTTTTTACACGCAGACTCTTTGCCTCCAAAACACTTCGATACCTTAATACTCAATGAAATTGACAAAGGGAATCTCGCAGGGTGTTTTAAAATGAAATTTAACACTAATCACTGGTGGCTTAAACTAGCGGGATGGTTCACTCAATTTTCTTGGAGAATTGCACGAGGAGGCGACCAAAGTCAGTTTATAACAACAGCGCTATTCAACAGTATAGGTGGATTTAATGAAGATTTTAAAATCTACGAAGACAACGACCTTATTGCTAAATTGTATAAACGAAAACAATTTGTAGTTATTCAGGAATGGCTAATCACCTCATCTAGACGCTACAAAACTAGGGGTATGTGTAAATTACAATATCATTATTGGAATATTCACTTGAGAAGACTACTGGGTGCAGACGCCCAAACGTTAAATAAATACTACTTAAAGTACGTTCTTGTTAAAAAATGA
- a CDS encoding glycoside hydrolase has product MKHFKLLFFVCLCCSCNAQTQKINGVSFVASRAKITTAHVKPVTAINVNYAAVMPFGFIRDLKHPEIVYNTQRQWFGETAQGVKQYVAELRKQHLKIMLKPQIWVWRGEFTGFIEMQNETDWKQLEDSYSKFILDYAMLGQQLNVDILCIGTELERFIANRPAYWFDLIKKIKAIYNGKLTYAANWDEFKRTPFWGALDFVGIDAYFPVSNSKTPTLEECLKGWKPHLISIKKNFENYGKPILFTEFGYRSVDFAGKEPWRSDRSMTEVNLKAQYNATEALFETFWKEEWFAGGFVWKWFHNHETAGGENNSRFTPQNKPTEALIKKYYD; this is encoded by the coding sequence ATGAAGCATTTTAAACTCCTTTTTTTTGTGTGCTTATGTTGTTCCTGTAATGCACAAACTCAAAAAATAAATGGGGTAAGTTTTGTAGCATCGAGAGCAAAAATAACTACTGCACATGTAAAACCGGTAACTGCAATAAATGTCAATTATGCGGCAGTTATGCCTTTTGGATTTATAAGAGATTTAAAACACCCAGAAATAGTCTACAACACACAGCGCCAATGGTTTGGTGAAACGGCTCAAGGGGTAAAGCAATATGTGGCAGAGTTACGGAAACAGCACCTTAAAATAATGTTGAAACCTCAAATTTGGGTTTGGCGAGGTGAGTTTACAGGATTTATTGAAATGCAAAATGAAACCGATTGGAAACAACTTGAAGATTCGTATTCTAAATTTATTTTGGACTATGCTATGTTAGGGCAGCAATTAAATGTCGACATACTCTGCATAGGCACCGAGTTGGAGCGATTTATTGCTAATAGGCCTGCTTATTGGTTCGATTTAATTAAAAAAATAAAAGCCATTTACAACGGAAAACTTACTTATGCAGCGAATTGGGACGAGTTTAAACGTACTCCTTTTTGGGGCGCACTAGATTTCGTTGGGATAGATGCCTATTTTCCGGTTAGTAATAGTAAAACGCCAACACTAGAAGAATGTTTGAAAGGTTGGAAACCGCACTTAATTTCTATTAAAAAGAATTTTGAAAACTATGGTAAACCTATATTGTTTACAGAATTTGGATACCGAAGTGTAGATTTTGCGGGTAAAGAACCATGGCGAAGCGATAGGTCCATGACAGAGGTAAACCTAAAAGCTCAGTATAATGCCACAGAAGCCTTGTTTGAAACTTTTTGGAAAGAGGAATGGTTTGCTGGTGGTTTTGTATGGAAATGGTTTCATAACCACGAAACGGCCGGAGGTGAAAATAATTCAAGGTTTACACCACAAAACAAACCTACAGAAGCCCTGATAAAAAAATATTATGATTAG
- a CDS encoding POTRA domain-containing protein: MKIKLLLCMLLFAFFSVGAQQKRISDLKVQGNKKIKSSFIKKLASLKSGDALDSLKIEEDIKLIKRLPSVSHAYYQVFPSEDGGYNIFYNIEENFTLIPSVNFYTTDNDEFAYRLGLYEFNALGRNIIFGGFYQKDVFDSHALNFRAPFLFSKHLGLAVNYQDLTTLEPVFFEGETAQYRYNNKSYEVLGLYRFDFHNRLELGVNYFTEDYRYRGENINNRPELNVHKWLVKGIYEHNNLNYDYQYVSGFRSTFNFQYVTSTNAALPDFFIGWNDFFYFARVGDKGNWANRLRMGLSSNDDTPFAPFSVDNNLNIRGVGNTIDRGTGVIVLNSEYRHTLYEKDWFVLQGNAFIDAGTWRNPGGDFGDFSRADNVKIYPGLGLRFINKKIYNAIFRIDYGYGISENATKGFVFGIGQYF, translated from the coding sequence ATGAAAATAAAATTGTTGCTATGCATGTTGCTGTTTGCTTTTTTCTCGGTAGGAGCACAGCAAAAGCGCATATCAGATCTTAAAGTTCAAGGAAACAAGAAAATAAAATCATCCTTCATAAAGAAATTGGCTTCTCTAAAATCTGGCGATGCTTTAGATTCCTTAAAAATTGAAGAAGATATTAAGCTCATAAAGCGATTACCTTCTGTTTCTCATGCGTATTACCAAGTGTTTCCTTCGGAAGATGGTGGTTACAATATTTTCTACAACATTGAAGAGAATTTTACATTAATTCCATCTGTTAATTTTTATACTACAGATAACGACGAATTTGCATATAGGCTAGGGCTTTACGAGTTTAATGCCCTGGGTAGGAATATTATTTTTGGTGGGTTTTATCAAAAAGATGTTTTTGATTCTCATGCGCTTAACTTTAGGGCGCCTTTTTTATTTTCTAAGCATTTGGGGTTGGCCGTAAATTACCAAGATTTAACAACCTTAGAACCTGTTTTCTTTGAAGGTGAAACAGCGCAATACCGCTACAACAATAAAAGCTATGAGGTTCTGGGACTTTATCGCTTCGATTTTCATAACAGATTAGAGTTGGGGGTAAACTATTTTACCGAAGATTATCGCTACAGAGGAGAAAACATCAACAACAGACCAGAACTTAATGTACACAAATGGTTGGTTAAAGGTATTTACGAGCATAATAATCTAAACTACGATTATCAATATGTTTCTGGGTTTAGAAGTACGTTTAATTTTCAATACGTAACATCTACCAATGCGGCACTCCCCGATTTTTTTATAGGGTGGAACGATTTCTTCTATTTTGCGAGGGTAGGAGATAAAGGAAATTGGGCTAATAGATTACGAATGGGCTTGTCCTCTAACGACGATACGCCCTTTGCTCCTTTTTCTGTAGATAACAACTTGAATATTAGAGGCGTTGGAAATACCATCGATAGAGGAACAGGGGTTATTGTTCTAAATTCTGAGTACAGACATACCCTTTACGAGAAGGATTGGTTTGTTTTACAAGGTAATGCTTTTATAGATGCGGGTACATGGCGCAATCCGGGAGGGGATTTCGGGGATTTTAGTAGGGCAGATAATGTAAAGATATATCCCGGTTTGGGGCTTCGTTTTATAAACAAAAAAATATACAATGCTATTTTTAGAATAGATTATGGTTACGGTATTTCTGAAAATGCCACCAAAGGTTTTGTGTTTGGTATTGGGCAGTATTTTTAA
- a CDS encoding carboxypeptidase-like regulatory domain-containing protein: MKSILVTIVCIITATYSFSQQSISAKITDSTTRKPIPFATISYGKKSGVISNSNGDFQMYLKNLPSKEDSLSISCLGYNTKQIPALHFRDSIILLSPKSIELDEVLVSNKNYSAEEIIEKAHENLSANYHFNYNKSKLFYRESYFNHITKNSIKVKESTIPEFNQQFMDSIMAIMPKEADDYTELLGTLYTKTNPEEKHKLDIIKASHLYDKKKEVSFDGLEERFNTIFRKHVKRDSYFKIKSGIFGTKEDIDSSLFDSADAKKEKEKTDAFVEEQRKKEEKRKKNFLKHRKNTIARLEKSSFIFEDSHLNFLDKPNKYKFEILDYMFLNGDFVYKISYEPKRSADYKGTLYISTDNFAIVRVDFQNVKALKNFKLLGISYQEKLHKGTFIYAKNEETNIYTLKYAESETGNDFGIKRPLKVIEKNKNVRGRRKQNELSTDLHFVMSNVTKKELVVFESSATTSNDYDAFQEKPNVIPTYLPAYDPTFWEGYNVIEPNQAIRDFKSIE, translated from the coding sequence ATGAAATCAATTTTAGTCACAATCGTTTGCATTATTACAGCAACGTATTCCTTTTCTCAACAATCCATTAGTGCCAAAATAACAGATTCCACTACACGCAAACCTATTCCATTTGCAACGATTAGCTACGGAAAAAAATCTGGTGTAATCAGTAATTCCAATGGGGACTTTCAAATGTATTTAAAAAATCTTCCCTCGAAAGAAGATTCACTTTCTATAAGCTGTCTTGGCTACAACACTAAACAGATACCCGCTTTACATTTTAGAGATAGTATTATTTTGCTAAGTCCGAAATCCATCGAGCTAGATGAAGTTCTGGTTTCTAACAAAAACTATAGTGCAGAGGAAATAATTGAAAAAGCACACGAAAATCTCTCTGCGAATTATCATTTTAACTACAACAAAAGTAAATTGTTCTATCGCGAATCTTATTTTAATCACATAACCAAAAACAGTATTAAAGTAAAAGAAAGTACTATCCCAGAATTTAACCAGCAATTTATGGATAGCATCATGGCTATTATGCCCAAAGAAGCAGACGATTATACCGAACTATTGGGTACACTTTACACAAAGACCAACCCAGAAGAAAAACATAAACTAGACATTATAAAGGCATCTCATTTGTACGACAAGAAAAAAGAAGTTTCTTTTGATGGACTTGAAGAACGTTTCAATACCATATTCAGAAAACACGTAAAAAGAGATTCTTATTTTAAGATAAAGTCAGGTATTTTTGGAACAAAGGAAGATATAGATTCATCTCTGTTTGATAGTGCAGATGCCAAAAAGGAAAAAGAAAAAACAGATGCGTTTGTAGAAGAACAGAGAAAAAAAGAAGAAAAACGTAAAAAGAACTTTTTGAAGCACAGAAAAAACACCATTGCCCGCCTAGAAAAAAGCAGTTTTATTTTTGAGGATTCTCATCTAAATTTTCTGGACAAACCCAACAAATACAAGTTCGAGATTTTAGATTATATGTTCTTAAACGGTGATTTTGTTTACAAGATAAGTTACGAGCCAAAACGCAGTGCAGATTATAAAGGCACACTATATATTAGCACCGATAATTTTGCTATTGTTAGGGTAGATTTCCAAAATGTAAAAGCTCTAAAAAACTTTAAACTTTTGGGTATTTCGTATCAAGAAAAGCTCCACAAAGGTACCTTTATTTATGCCAAGAACGAAGAAACAAATATCTACACCTTAAAATACGCTGAATCGGAAACCGGAAATGATTTCGGGATAAAAAGGCCTTTAAAGGTTATAGAGAAAAACAAAAACGTAAGGGGTAGGCGTAAACAGAACGAGCTATCTACAGATTTACATTTTGTAATGTCTAACGTTACTAAAAAAGAGCTTGTAGTATTCGAAAGCAGTGCAACAACAAGCAATGACTATGATGCCTTTCAAGAAAAACCCAACGTTATTCCAACCTATTTACCTGCTTACGACCCTACATTTTGGGAAGGCTACAATGTCATAGAACCTAATCAGGCCATTAGAGATTTTAAGAGTATTGAGTAA
- a CDS encoding DUF547 domain-containing protein, translating to MKKILILLVAFTWVTGSAQSIDVFFEKADVFFNTYVSNGKVAYDALHKDPSKLNDVLKVAEGISVAKSDAENYQAFWINAYNLSVIKGLIDNYPTNSPLDNSGFFDKTTHNIAGKNITLNDIEHKLLRAQFNDARFHFVLVCGAVGCPPLINKAYLPDTLNAQLDTQTKKAINGSFIVVNTKKKRVQVSQIMEWYKGDFTMNGGDEIDFINTYRTEKLEGKYKLSYFPYDWKINKQ from the coding sequence ATGAAAAAAATATTAATACTATTAGTTGCTTTTACTTGGGTTACAGGAAGTGCCCAATCCATCGATGTCTTTTTTGAAAAAGCCGATGTGTTCTTTAACACTTATGTTAGTAATGGCAAGGTCGCTTATGATGCTTTACATAAAGATCCTTCAAAATTAAATGACGTACTTAAAGTTGCTGAAGGTATTTCTGTAGCAAAAAGCGATGCTGAAAATTATCAGGCGTTTTGGATAAATGCTTACAATTTATCTGTAATTAAAGGACTTATCGATAATTATCCGACAAATTCCCCTTTAGATAATAGTGGCTTTTTTGATAAAACTACCCATAATATAGCTGGTAAGAACATTACCCTTAATGATATAGAGCATAAACTTTTACGCGCTCAGTTTAACGATGCACGCTTTCATTTTGTTTTGGTCTGTGGGGCTGTGGGGTGTCCACCATTAATTAATAAGGCTTACTTGCCAGATACCTTGAACGCTCAGTTAGACACGCAAACAAAAAAAGCCATTAATGGTAGTTTTATAGTAGTGAATACAAAGAAAAAACGTGTTCAGGTTTCTCAGATTATGGAATGGTACAAAGGCGATTTTACAATGAATGGAGGCGACGAAATCGACTTTATAAATACATATAGAACAGAAAAATTAGAAGGGAAATACAAGCTAAGTTACTTTCCTTACGATTGGAAAATAAATAAACAATAA
- a CDS encoding metallophosphoesterase family protein, which translates to MTRTIAIGDIHGGLKALVQVLNKVEVKDNDKLIFVGDYVDGWSEAAQVIQFLMELSKTIDCTFIKGNHDVWAEEWLRSGEVHPTWYMHGGKETMESYEGFSNADKASHLAFFESMLMYHIDDQNRLFLHAGFTSMHGVEREVFQQTLYFDRTLWEMALTMDKRIEKNSELYPKRLKHYNEIYIGHTPTTNFNSAVPMNAVNVWNIDTGAAFKGKVCAMNIDTKEFWQSDNLPSLYPNETGRNK; encoded by the coding sequence ATGACGCGTACAATAGCAATTGGTGATATCCACGGCGGTTTAAAGGCCTTAGTTCAAGTTTTAAATAAGGTTGAGGTTAAAGACAATGACAAATTAATTTTTGTTGGCGATTATGTAGATGGTTGGAGCGAAGCTGCTCAGGTCATTCAGTTTTTAATGGAGTTGTCTAAAACTATTGATTGTACTTTTATTAAAGGAAACCACGATGTTTGGGCAGAAGAATGGTTAAGGAGTGGCGAGGTACACCCAACATGGTACATGCATGGCGGTAAAGAAACTATGGAAAGTTATGAGGGGTTTTCTAATGCCGATAAAGCAAGTCACTTGGCCTTTTTTGAAAGCATGCTAATGTATCATATCGATGACCAAAACCGTTTGTTCTTGCATGCTGGTTTCACCTCAATGCATGGTGTTGAAAGGGAAGTTTTTCAACAAACGCTTTATTTTGACAGAACACTTTGGGAAATGGCTTTAACTATGGATAAGCGTATCGAAAAAAACTCAGAGTTATACCCAAAGCGATTAAAGCACTACAACGAAATTTACATAGGCCATACACCAACTACAAATTTTAATTCTGCAGTCCCTATGAATGCAGTAAACGTTTGGAATATTGATACTGGAGCCGCTTTTAAAGGAAAAGTGTGCGCTATGAATATTGATACCAAAGAGTTTTGGCAGAGTGATAATCTGCCATCGCTTTATCCAAATGAAACGGGACGGAATAAATAA